In one window of Oscillospiraceae bacterium DNA:
- a CDS encoding argininosuccinate synthase, translating to MENKIKKIVLAYSGGLDTSIIIPWLKENYEGCEVIAVAANVGQADELDGLEEKAIKTGASKIYIEDLTKEFIEEYIYPTVKAGAKYENQYLLGTSFARPVIAKRIVEIAKAEGADAICHGCTGKGNDQVRFELTIKAFAPNMKIIAPWREWSIKSRDEEIDYAIAHNVPLKINRETNYSKDKNIWHLSHEGLDLEDPANEPMFDKILEMGVSPEKAPDKAEYITLSFEKGIPVALNGEKIGSVELLKKLNEYGGRNGIGILDMVENRLVGMKSRGVYETPGGTILYAAHDALETLTIDRDTMHTKQMLSGKFADLVYFGQWFTPLREALSAFVDKTQEDVTGDVKLKLYKGNIIIASLTSPNSLYDEDIATFDEDEVYDQKDANGFINLFGLPIRVKALRDEKNKK from the coding sequence ATGGAAAACAAAATCAAAAAAATCGTTCTTGCATATTCCGGCGGTCTTGACACTTCTATCATTATTCCCTGGCTGAAGGAAAACTATGAGGGCTGCGAGGTTATAGCTGTTGCCGCTAACGTAGGTCAGGCTGATGAACTTGACGGCCTGGAAGAAAAGGCTATCAAGACAGGTGCCTCCAAAATCTATATTGAAGACCTTACCAAGGAATTTATCGAAGAGTATATTTATCCCACCGTTAAGGCGGGCGCAAAGTATGAAAATCAATATCTTCTCGGTACTTCATTTGCACGTCCTGTTATAGCTAAAAGAATTGTTGAAATTGCAAAAGCTGAGGGTGCTGATGCTATCTGTCATGGTTGCACAGGTAAAGGTAACGACCAGGTAAGATTTGAACTCACCATCAAGGCTTTTGCTCCTAATATGAAGATAATCGCTCCCTGGCGCGAATGGAGCATTAAGAGCCGTGATGAAGAAATCGATTACGCTATAGCTCACAATGTTCCTCTTAAGATTAATCGTGAAACCAACTATTCCAAAGATAAGAACATTTGGCATCTGTCTCACGAGGGTCTCGATCTGGAGGATCCCGCAAATGAACCTATGTTTGATAAAATTCTCGAAATGGGTGTGTCTCCCGAGAAAGCTCCCGATAAGGCAGAGTATATAACTCTTAGCTTTGAAAAGGGTATTCCAGTTGCACTCAACGGTGAAAAAATTGGCTCTGTCGAGCTTCTCAAAAAGTTGAATGAATACGGCGGAAGAAACGGTATTGGTATTCTTGATATGGTTGAAAACCGTCTTGTAGGCATGAAATCTCGCGGTGTTTACGAAACTCCCGGCGGAACCATTCTGTATGCCGCTCACGATGCTCTTGAAACTCTCACTATCGACCGCGATACAATGCACACCAAGCAGATGCTCTCCGGCAAATTTGCTGACCTTGTTTACTTTGGTCAGTGGTTTACACCTCTGCGCGAAGCTCTTTCAGCATTTGTTGATAAGACTCAGGAGGATGTTACCGGCGATGTAAAACTTAAGCTTTACAAGGGTAATATTATTATTGCATCTCTCACTTCTCCCAATTCTCTCTATGACGAAGATATTGCCACTTTTGATGAGGATGAAGTATATGACCAGAAGGATGCTAACGGATTTATCAATCTTTTCGGTCTTCCTATCCGCGTAAAAGCGCTCAGAGACGAGAAAAACAAGAAATAA
- a CDS encoding glycerol-3-phosphate responsive antiterminator: MMNAEKILMQINSNPVIAAVRSCEELERAVASPVKIIFLLNSEISKIGEYIELCHLNKKIILVHFDLVSGLGNDEEAVRFLCSFNPDGIISTKNNILKIASEQGVFTVQRFFIVDSRSCDTMRRALNVYRPNMVEIMPGVIFKEIERIISDGVENVICGGMIDDKQTVIKLLSVGAVGVSTSHSDLWTI, from the coding sequence ATGATGAACGCTGAAAAAATACTTATGCAGATTAATTCAAACCCTGTGATAGCCGCTGTGCGGAGTTGCGAAGAACTTGAACGTGCTGTCGCTTCGCCTGTCAAAATTATATTCCTGCTCAATTCTGAAATATCGAAAATCGGTGAATATATTGAGCTTTGTCACTTGAATAAAAAGATTATACTTGTTCATTTTGATCTCGTTTCAGGATTGGGAAATGACGAGGAAGCTGTGCGGTTTCTGTGCTCTTTTAATCCGGACGGAATTATTTCGACCAAGAATAATATATTGAAAATTGCTTCGGAACAAGGCGTATTTACCGTTCAGAGATTTTTTATTGTAGACAGCCGTTCCTGCGACACCATGCGACGTGCTTTGAATGTATACAGGCCCAACATGGTTGAAATCATGCCGGGAGTTATTTTCAAGGAAATTGAAAGAATTATTTCCGACGGTGTGGAAAACGTTATCTGCGGCGGAATGATTGACGATAAGCAGACCGTCATAAAATTGCTTTCTGTCGGTGCAGTAGGTGTTTCTACATCACACAGTGATTTGTGGACAATATAA
- a CDS encoding Na/Pi cotransporter family protein: MDVFQVLNAFSGLALLLFGMEVMGSGLEKVAGGKMQRILEKLTGSRFKGLLLGTFVTAIIQSSSATTVMVVGFVNSGIMKLTQAVGVIMGANIGTTMTSWIFSLAGIKGGGNVFLNLLKPSSFAPVFAVIGVVLYVFCKKSESKKNVGQIMIGFAVLMIGMNTMSDATSSLSEIPAFRDIMAALSYNPILGLLAGWGITAVIQSSSASVGILQALSATGLISFSAAIPIILGQNIGTCVTAMLASAGANRNAKRTAMIHLYFNVIGTGLFLLLFYGVYAIFPHVMPFYHDTINTTQIAVVHTLFNVLSTLILFPFGNLLVKLATLTLSDTKSKADEVYELLDDRFLNMPSVALEQCKKTLIAMAEMGCENIKKAIGLLNSHNADEYRKIYEMEDLADGIEDKLNTYLLKLTDRDLTAMESKQVSKLLHSVSDFERICDHSINIADLSVRVKEKEIVFSEGALKEIKVLRDSMNEILDLTYDVFTRDDYIMAENVEPLEETIDQMTDYLRENHISRLKSGLCTIESGVVFLDLLNNIERVADHCSNIAVYVIELKNSRLDAHGYLKEVKSEGSEDYRQMLEFYKNKYIAELD, encoded by the coding sequence TTGGACGTATTTCAGGTATTAAATGCTTTCAGCGGTCTTGCGTTGTTGCTTTTTGGTATGGAGGTAATGGGAAGCGGACTTGAGAAGGTTGCGGGCGGTAAGATGCAGCGTATATTGGAAAAGCTTACCGGAAGCCGTTTCAAGGGATTGCTTTTAGGTACGTTTGTTACGGCAATAATTCAGAGTTCAAGTGCCACCACCGTCATGGTTGTAGGTTTTGTAAACTCGGGTATAATGAAGCTTACACAGGCTGTGGGCGTTATCATGGGTGCCAATATCGGTACTACTATGACTTCTTGGATTTTTTCGCTTGCAGGAATAAAAGGCGGCGGAAATGTATTTTTGAATTTGCTTAAACCTTCTTCATTTGCCCCCGTTTTTGCCGTTATAGGCGTGGTACTTTATGTTTTCTGCAAGAAATCCGAAAGCAAGAAGAATGTCGGACAGATCATGATAGGTTTTGCCGTTCTTATGATAGGTATGAACACCATGTCCGATGCGACAAGCTCACTCTCGGAGATACCTGCGTTCCGTGATATCATGGCCGCTCTTTCGTATAATCCAATTCTCGGACTTCTTGCGGGTTGGGGAATAACAGCTGTTATTCAGTCCTCTTCGGCATCTGTCGGTATCCTACAAGCACTTTCGGCTACTGGACTTATCAGTTTTTCTGCCGCTATTCCGATAATTTTGGGACAGAATATCGGTACTTGCGTTACTGCCATGCTTGCCAGTGCAGGCGCAAACAGAAACGCAAAGAGAACTGCAATGATTCATTTGTATTTTAATGTTATCGGTACAGGATTGTTTTTACTCCTTTTTTACGGTGTATATGCCATATTCCCTCATGTTATGCCGTTTTACCACGATACAATCAACACAACCCAGATTGCGGTTGTTCACACACTGTTTAATGTGCTTTCAACACTTATTTTGTTCCCGTTTGGCAATCTGCTTGTAAAGCTTGCTACACTTACTCTTTCTGATACTAAGAGTAAAGCGGATGAAGTTTATGAGCTTCTTGATGACCGTTTTTTGAACATGCCCTCTGTCGCTCTTGAACAGTGCAAGAAAACTCTTATCGCCATGGCGGAAATGGGTTGCGAAAACATCAAAAAAGCAATCGGACTTCTTAATTCCCACAATGCGGATGAATATCGCAAAATATATGAAATGGAAGATTTGGCCGACGGGATAGAGGACAAGCTCAACACATATCTTTTAAAGCTTACCGATCGCGATCTTACAGCTATGGAAAGTAAACAGGTTTCAAAGCTGCTTCATTCGGTTTCCGACTTTGAACGTATTTGCGACCATTCTATAAATATAGCTGACCTTTCTGTAAGAGTTAAGGAAAAGGAAATCGTGTTCTCCGAGGGCGCGCTTAAAGAAATTAAGGTTTTGCGTGATTCCATGAATGAAATACTTGATTTGACTTACGATGTATTTACACGTGACGATTACATTATGGCGGAAAATGTAGAGCCCCTTGAAGAAACTATCGACCAGATGACCGATTATCTGAGAGAAAATCATATTTCACGTCTAAAATCCGGATTGTGTACAATTGAATCTGGAGTGGTATTCCTTGACCTTCTCAATAACATTGAGAGAGTTGCGGATCATTGCTCGAACATTGCGGTTTATGTTATTGAGCTGAAGAATTCCAGACTTGACGCCCACGGATACCTCAAAGAGGTTAAGAGCGAGGGATCTGAGGACTATCGACAGATGCTTGAATTTTATAAGAATAAGTATATTGCGGAACTTGATTAA
- the rsmA gene encoding 16S rRNA (adenine(1518)-N(6)/adenine(1519)-N(6))-dimethyltransferase RsmA: MKLSNPTEIKALLERHGFEFQKKFGQNFLINEAIPQKIANASLPYDASECACLEIGPGIGVMTVELSKLYKKVCAVEIDKNLLPLLDETLDGVDNVEIINSDVLKLDIASVAKERFGNMPCVVCANLPYYITTPVLMHLLESRFPFDNITVMVQKEVADRICSPAGSDGYGAITAAISYYAKPKKLFNVAAGNFIPRPDVTSAVLRLDLHKTPPVCVEDEEMLFKVIRGAFARRRKTLLNSMPGEFPELSKEKLQHAFYMCGLKGSERGETLDLDTFANIANAICKI, from the coding sequence ATGAAGTTGTCAAATCCGACTGAAATAAAAGCCTTGCTTGAAAGACACGGCTTTGAATTTCAGAAAAAATTCGGTCAGAATTTTCTTATAAATGAAGCAATTCCACAAAAAATAGCCAATGCATCTTTACCCTATGATGCCTCCGAGTGTGCCTGCCTTGAAATAGGGCCGGGAATAGGTGTAATGACAGTAGAACTTTCAAAACTCTACAAAAAGGTCTGTGCGGTAGAAATAGATAAAAATCTGCTGCCTTTGTTGGATGAAACGCTTGACGGAGTCGATAATGTTGAAATAATTAATTCCGATGTCTTGAAGCTTGATATTGCTTCTGTGGCAAAAGAAAGATTTGGAAACATGCCCTGTGTTGTATGCGCAAATTTGCCGTATTATATAACTACTCCGGTTTTGATGCATCTTCTCGAATCGCGGTTTCCGTTCGATAATATAACGGTTATGGTTCAAAAAGAGGTTGCTGACAGAATATGCTCTCCGGCAGGCAGTGATGGTTATGGCGCTATTACTGCTGCAATATCCTATTATGCCAAGCCTAAGAAACTGTTTAATGTCGCTGCGGGAAACTTTATTCCGCGCCCCGATGTCACCTCTGCTGTTTTGCGTCTTGACTTGCATAAAACACCGCCTGTATGTGTTGAAGATGAAGAAATGCTGTTCAAGGTTATACGAGGTGCTTTCGCGAGAAGACGTAAAACACTTCTCAACTCAATGCCCGGTGAATTCCCCGAGCTTTCTAAGGAAAAACTGCAACATGCTTTTTACATGTGCGGTTTGAAGGGAAGCGAGCGCGGTGAGACGCTTGACTTGGATACCTTTGCCAATATTGCAAACGCTATCTGTAAAATTTAA
- a CDS encoding D-alanyl-D-alanine carboxypeptidase, with protein MKKTLFFAFLLFLLCVTCLAEGIDELEINSKAVYMVNLNNSQVMLSKNAELEMEPASLTKIMTTLIVLENCKDIENERIYISDASLFNEIRREGGSNISLKQGETLTVKDLLYATMLPSACDAAELLAYHFGDGDIDCFVDKMNARAQMIGAADTHFENAHGLSANGHTTTAYDMYLIAAEALKNETFREIISSAAYTIPATEVSAQRNIKYSVELVNKSSSNYYRYASGIKTGFTDQAGRCLITMATKDDASYLIVLMGANLDGVSSPIKTFPDATTLFEYVFNAYSLVHLANSNEVIAHTELVFSEDNRKTLDILAEMDMELLLPHGVSPDMLQRDYKFYDNPELPILKNDKVGTVTYSYDGKEIASFGLLSGTDIYDTLPENGNIVFYPAKGINRISVYKMLLIAGVVLCIIGIVSLLRPKKSKRAVRRLPPARKRNINR; from the coding sequence ATGAAAAAAACTCTATTTTTTGCATTTCTGCTGTTTTTACTTTGCGTTACATGCCTTGCAGAGGGGATAGATGAACTTGAGATTAATTCCAAAGCAGTTTACATGGTGAATTTGAATAACTCTCAGGTTATGCTCTCAAAAAATGCTGAACTTGAGATGGAGCCCGCATCACTGACAAAGATTATGACAACCCTGATTGTGCTCGAAAACTGCAAGGATATTGAAAATGAAAGAATATATATTTCCGACGCTTCATTATTCAACGAAATTCGCCGGGAAGGCGGCTCAAATATTTCTCTCAAGCAGGGCGAAACACTTACCGTTAAGGATCTTTTGTACGCAACCATGCTTCCTTCAGCCTGCGATGCGGCAGAATTGTTGGCTTATCATTTTGGCGATGGTGACATTGATTGCTTTGTCGACAAAATGAATGCCAGGGCACAAATGATTGGTGCTGCCGATACGCATTTTGAAAATGCACACGGACTTAGTGCAAACGGACACACTACTACTGCGTATGACATGTATCTGATAGCGGCAGAAGCATTAAAGAATGAAACGTTTAGAGAAATAATATCTTCCGCTGCGTACACGATTCCTGCAACCGAGGTAAGCGCCCAGCGAAACATCAAATACAGTGTGGAACTTGTCAACAAAAGCAGCTCCAACTATTACAGATATGCCTCCGGAATTAAGACCGGTTTTACGGACCAGGCGGGAAGGTGTCTTATAACAATGGCGACGAAAGACGATGCATCATATCTTATCGTTCTCATGGGAGCTAATCTTGATGGTGTTTCAAGCCCGATAAAAACATTTCCCGATGCAACAACACTTTTTGAATATGTTTTCAATGCATATTCATTAGTACATTTGGCAAACAGCAATGAGGTTATAGCGCATACCGAACTGGTATTCAGTGAAGATAATAGAAAGACACTTGATATTCTTGCAGAAATGGATATGGAACTGCTTCTTCCTCATGGCGTTTCACCAGATATGCTGCAACGTGATTATAAATTTTACGACAATCCGGAGCTCCCGATTTTAAAGAATGACAAAGTCGGAACTGTTACTTATTCGTACGATGGCAAAGAAATCGCATCCTTCGGACTGCTGAGCGGAACCGACATATATGATACGCTGCCTGAAAACGGAAATATTGTGTTTTATCCCGCAAAAGGTATTAATCGTATTTCGGTGTATAAGATGTTGCTTATTGCCGGTGTGGTATTGTGTATAATCGGCATTGTATCTCTCCTGAGACCAAAGAAAAGCAAAAGAGCCGTCAGGCGTTTACCGCCGGCTCGGAAAAGGAACATCAACAGATGA